The genome window aaaccaggacgAGACAATACGTATGCGATATTATGATATCCAAAACCTACGATATCTAGTCTTATATCACGATATCGATATGTTGCCCAGCCTCTCATTTCTGGAGTTTGATccgttttttgtttgtttagtttttttctgtttttaaaaaagggacatTCCGCTGTTTTGGAGTTGCCCTCCAAAAAGAAAGCCATAAGGGGAAGTGGATAAAATAACTCCACTGTTGAATGGGACACTTTTGCAAATCATCAGAAGCTGACAGCAGAACATAAATCACATTCAAAGACGATgaggttgtttcttttttttttttttttttttttttgtctaacTGCAGATTGGATACGGTTTTATTATTGcactgttccttttttttttttcttaaactaTTTGAAAGATGTTGATTTGGTGGCAATTGCAGTGGTGAGAAACCTTCACTTggaggaagatggagagggCTTAACAGTCACTTTACGGAGCAAGGCAAAAgcgaaggagaaaaagaaatataatcAGTAACTTTGTCGTTTTCCTGAAAAGTGAAGAACTGCATCAGAAACGCTTTAGCTCTATTAAGCAGACGATGTAATGAGGTCTACTTCACATTTGATCACACTTTGATCTGTAATTCATTCAGAGTGAGTTCCCTCCTCCTGCTTTCAAACCTATCAGTGACATTATTTCACCAAAATGTCCAACGTGACGTCATGATTATATGAATACAAAACCGGAACATACTGTATCGCCACGGTAACAGCCCAACGACAAACAAATCTCTTTCTCCCTCGTGCGGTTTCCCTCGGTGAGTGGATGAATAGTTAAGGTAAATCTTTGATGCCTGAGTGTGAACTGAGCTTATTATGTTAGTGCTTCTGGTTgtaaaggaaggagagaaggaaggtAAAACAGAGTTCCTGTCTTTGCAGCGCAGTCTTATTTTCACAAACAATGGCCTGACCCACTGACTCTGCTTCAATGTTATAGTTCATAAACTAACAGAGCTGTGACCCAAATATATCTAAAGATATTCATCACAAGTTTCATGTGTCTGTCAGAGATTCTCTGCTCTTGATTATTGACAGGAGTGTGAAAACTCATTCAGAAGTGCAGACTCTCCCTCAACTGACTTCCATCAGTcccaccttttcttttcttgttttataaaTCTTTCAGGCCAGTTTGAGTGTGCCGACAGGGAAGGTTGGGACTGTAACCATAGTGACAGGGTTGAGGACGGCTGCCTGTCCAACCAGCTGAGGGTGGGGGGCCAGCACTGCTGTGGGTTTCCCCAACGACGGGCTCCCGTGGTTGATCATGGCTGCACTGTTCACCTGGGCTCCATTAGTGTTAGCTTGAGGATTAGCCTGGACGTGCGGCAGGGCGTGGTGGGTGAACGTGTGAGTGATGTGGCCCATCATGGTgggctgagagacagacacacccTGCGGGTAGAGAGTCGGGAGGTGGGATTGCAGGGGGCCACCGAGGTGAGCCACCGGGTGGACGGTGATGTGTCCGATGGGCTGGGCGGTCATCGTCTGGTGAGTGGCGGCAACTGGTGCCGCCGCGATTGGCTGAGGCATGGAGGACATGGGACCAGGTGACGGCGCGATGTGCGTTAGGTGCTTGAGATTTGATGGTAGGCCATGATTGACAGCCTGGATGACTGAAGGGTGGGAGACTGCGGCATGAGCGATGACGGTGGGCTGGACCTGCATTGCCGGCGGCTGAATGGGATGGGTTTGCAGCGGAGGGGGCGGACCTAGGACTGGAGCAAGAGCGATTGCTTGAGAGGGAGCCGAGTGAGATGGCGTGGTCAGGACTCCAAGAGGCAGGGTGGCGTGCTGGATTGACAGCACGGCATGAGAGGTGAGGAGCTGCTGGGCTTGTAAGATGGGAGGTGCCGGTTTGAGGAGAGACGTGGGAGCCAGAGCAGCGGGGACATCATCGTCAATGTCCTGCTCAAAGTTGTCTTCTCCTTCTGTAGACCAGAGAGGAAACAGTTAGTCATCATGATACGATCCAAGAAACAGTGCCATGTGTATGAactctgcgtgtgtgttcatgtaaatAATAGAGATGCACTGATCCAACGTTTTCAGCCCCGATACCGAGCAGCGATCCGACGCCAGTGTGTAATTAACAAGCTGTGTGACTCACTGTGTGGAGGTTACTGGGATCATTCTTTTATGTGTAAGGGAACATCAGGCTTGACCTAAACATTGCTTTCCtaactttgtaaaacaaaattcTAGATATAAATGTACTGAATTGTTACGTATTATTAAAAGAATAAATCGGGCTCCAGCAACGTGGTAAAGAAATCTTCAAAATGTGTTGAATTCTTCCGCATGATGCTTCTGGAGGTGTGGTTGTTTGCAGTGCTACTGCGAGCGCTTGAaacattagttttgcagatattgCAAGTAGCTGCATAACTTGCTGGCGTAGCAAGTGTGAAATACTTCCAAACAGCTGACATGTTTGTTGTTCGCTCCCTCAGCTATACAGTCTATCGGTGTGCTGCTGACGCATGAAGTAGTAAGTGCACGTGCAATCACACGTAAACATAGAATATAATAGATCGGCCCCGTTGTCCCCGCTACCCGAACCAGCTATTTGAGTCAGATTTGGAGTAAATATAAAGTGAGATACAGTCAAGAGGttaactgaaatgtaaaatatatgtaaGCACCACTTACTCTCCCGTGCCTGCCTATCCTTCTACAAAAGAAGCTTTATCTGCTATTACACGTCTTGTGATAAGTTCTACAGAGAGTGTGTCTGTTATCCCTGTACCTGAGGCGGTGGACGTGGAGGCCTGGTCGTCCTCCGGCTGGATGGTCTGTCGGAGAACTCGGTCGATCTCGATAACATCCATGCCCTGGCTGAGCTCGTTCTTCAGCTCGGCCAGCCGCTGCTGCGTAGCGATCTTCTCTCGGGCCAAACGCTCCATCTCGTGCTCGTACTCCTTCTCCTTACGCTTCAGAGTCTTCCAAGGGAGACACAGACATCAGAGTAGATTAGGATCACGAGAACATCTAAAAACACTGGAAGATACTGCTAATAAACAATCACGGTGTAATTCAATTGTGCACGCTACGTGGTTGACACTCAACTCTCAAATAAAAGCCTGTATTCACCTGCAATCTGTGTAAAAAAggatttatattacattatcatGTATATTCTGCATAATATTTTTCATCTAACAGTCAGCGTCGGTTGCTCGTAGTTTCTCTTTAACAATAATTACTGTCCTCACTCACGTAATTAGTTCTAATCACTACTACTTTCCCCCTTCTGTGTTAAGCTGCTGTTAAATAAGTTTGCAGAAGTTTCCATTAAACCCCTGAAATACTTGAACTGGGCATGTGTTAATATGAAACAGATGAAGGGAGTGTTTGAATATTCGTGTGAGTTTGCAACAGAAAATGAACACGGAAATGAGGAGGCGACCATAAAACAGGGAAACGGGGTAATAAAATATACTCTTAAAAAAGGGGAAGCTACTCTCACTACTCGCCACTATTACGACTAGAATATATCATATGTACAGGCTTTGAAGCTAGAATTAGTTTTAAAATCAGTCAAAGAACTGGCATCGCAACAGAAAATGGAATTaactttctttctctgccttgGCCACTCCCACATTTCTACCAGCTTGCACAATCCTGAAACAAAATGTTCCCCATTCTCTGAGTTTCATACACCAACAGGAAGGCACGCATGCAAATTCAAGCATGTTCACACCGCTTTTGCTGGTGTCATTACTTAAGCTCCTCCCATTTCCTGAATTCCATGCTTGTTTTTTTCGAGACAACGGGTTCAAAGTGACAGTAAACCGTTTTTATTTCCACCGATCAACCAAGTTCATCATCATCCCAACAATTCTGATGTAAATGGATTACTGCAGCCTGAACATTACTGTCACATAAGACAGAATGAAAGTATTCATTCTGAGCACGGGCCCTATCGTGTGCtgaaatgcatgtgtgtttgtagatttACTAATGAAACAAGGAAGAcaaacacagcaggagacaCTAAGAGAAAGACAACTAAACAGAAAGAGCTTTTCCAGCACCACCATGCCGTCTCTGTGACCCAGTTTCTGTAGAGGGTCAGCTGACGCATGAACACCAAATAGTATGACGGGGCTAAGGACATTAACAGATTACTAGGGAGGAATgttggagaggggagaggggaggtaCAGGGAGGAAAATGGGTGGGTGAAGAGGGGCATGAAGAAGTGGGGAAGGAAGGTGTTATGTCGACATGAAGGCATGTTAGGGCCGTTGTAGGAACCGTGGTAGAGGGGTGATATTAAAGTCAAAAGTCAAAAAACACATTGGTTCACTTTGTAAGGTTGGATCCacctcatcacaccacagacGGCGCCGGTTAACAAGGAAAGCCACTCGCTTTATATAATATGGCGATTTTGGGCTAAATCACAAATATTTCCTTAATAAATCCGATTGAAAAGTACAATTTGATTAGACATCTACTGGAAGCATTACACGCAGCAAgcggtggtgtgtgtgtgtagtgtgatGAGGTTGttccaaccttgcaaagtgaagtGATGTGGTTCCTTGACAGTAAAACTTTCTGATTTATTTCTCGTAAACGTGTGACTTCTATCTCAGATAGCCAAGCTTTTTTCTCATAAACTTGCGACATTAATCTGGGCAATTCTGATCAAAATATTACCCCTCTCCCCTGGCTCTgtaatttctatttatttaacctacaatggcccttATACTCCGTCGTTCAATACTGGAAAGGACATCAAATAAGCACATGGGGACACATGATCCTTCTACAGGAAACTTCCTCACCGCTCCCATCCACATTCACAGCCCTCTTTGCTACAGTTACCAGTCAAGACAGCTCAACTTCTCTCTTCCAACACCTTACCCCCCCTCTATGTGCTTTTAGAGGTCATGAGTGAAGAGGAGGCAGATTTGGAAGCATGTAACATTTCCTTACATTTCTCTCTTTACTAGAAAAGCTATTCCAGCTGCCCCATGTCTGTTGTTAACAATGGCGTATTAAGTACCATTgtagataaaaagaaaaaggaaatgacgGAGCCGGGGGAGGGGAAAATATTCCAAGAAAACTCAAATTTACGAGAAAAGAAACTtcaatattctctgagattataaagtcatacaTTTGCGAGAAAACAACTCTGGAGATGAAAGTCAGAGTTACGAGGGAAAAACTTTTCTGTAAAGGAACCACGCGTCACTTTGAATGAGGTAGTGATAGCTTGGACGCAATGGACGGATGCAAGGATATAGCATGTTCCACACTGTGGCACCTCCTCACTATCGTGTGGCCTCTGTGTCGTGATGAGGTTAATTaaaccttgcaaagtgaagcgaTGTAGTTCCTCATTTTTCTCATATTACCCCACTCCCCCATCTCTgtatattattcttttttacCTACAATACGCCACCATAGTCATTTCATGTCTGACTGCAAGATCTATTGTATGTCTGCTGCATATGCACATTCTCTACAAGACCTCCACGACAAAGCATGACACTACCGACACACATACGTCACACAGCCGACAGATATTCTTTGAAACAGACATTTCCTAGCACAAGCCGGCCACAGAGGAACTACaactgcttgtgtttgtgcGCATGTGCATCCATGAACATCACTTCAAGGTCTTCAAACCCAGACACCATTAGGCCTGCAGCAAATCACCAAGGAAACAGCTGTCACCCATAGCAGTTTCCTTGGCAACCTCATCCGTGAGGCTTTGGCTGCTTGAGCagcagtttgtaaaaaaaaaaaaaaaaaacccataagGAGCAATCTAATTGGGTGAAACACGGAGGTAATTACATGTAAGGAGTGATGTGACTGGATAGTTGCGTGCTTCAGATATCTCCCAACCCCCTCGTCTACACTTCCAACGCACACCCCCTCTCCTTGTACTCCTGCATCCATCGCTCCCTCGACACccttcccccctcctcctccgctaCCTCTATGCATCCTTTATCACTCCTCTTTCAAGACATCCTCTGTAAGTTAAAAAGGTGAAAATGACTCATGTGTGATGAGTCTGTGTGGACGTGTGATCGTCACAAGGTTGATATGaagacaaaaaagtaaaaaaaaaaaacggttgAAGACCTGAAAGCACAAGCGcgggcgcacacacacgcacgcgggcgcacacacacgcacgcgcacacacacacacacacacacacacacacacacacacacacacacacacacacacctgccgcctgttgctatggttacaaagagacaacaaggagacacaggacagagataaagagaagaagaggttgAGACAGACGAAGGTTAAAAGACAATTGGATGCAGCTGTTGCAACTCTGTACCTATTCCACTGTTATAACCATGGAAACGCTGCCTATCACCGTCTATCTGCAGTCTCGAGATGGGAGTGGGTGAGCTACGGTGACGTCACCAGGCTTGCACTAGCCATGTGCTCACATCTCACGTGGCtcagggggagggagagagactgaggTTTACACGAGGACAGGTACTGAGAGAGAAGATGGGGGGAAAAAGAGGGGGCGAGTCACTCATCTACAATAAAACCTACTGATTATATTATAGATCAGGGGAGAAGGTGGAGAAGAAATATGCAGAGCAGCAGTTAGACATTCAGCTATAATTTCTAAGCAGTTTGCGGTTAGTGCAGCTGTGTTAGGCTGCTTTGGcaaataattcaatattataGTTATTGACTTTCAGTAGAATCATATTGTGTTGATATCTTACTAAAGTCTGTTTAAAAACGTAAAGACTATAGGTCAGAGTCCTACACTGAGTCGGGTAACCCGCAAAAAAATAGTTTAACGggtaacaaattacatttatatagatTCACAGGGACTGGTAAAAAATTAACAAAATGCAAATAAGGACAAAAATACTGGAATAATCAGAAATACAATTATAGTGcagtatttttttaatctaaatctgcTAATATTATTAAACATAATCAGCCACaaggcttttctttcttttttgctcatgaaacaattcattgtgtttaacaTAAATTGTATGTGATCTCTTTCATTGTATTGCCCTGTTGACCAGTCTCTGAACTACGATGTGGGCTGAGGGAAGTACAGTAAGCAACTGTAAGTATCTACTGGCAGATATGTGCAACTAATGATTCTTTATATTGAATATCTGCTGTGGTGAAATATCTACAAAAAACAGTGACTAGAACAGAAAATAGGGAAAATGCGCTTAATAAAACAAAGGAGCAATTTCAAATTGCAAATGTtcaatttataataatttataataatatataataatatataatacgggggaaagcagcaaatcctcacatttgaataGCTGGAACtgaatatttgacatttatgtCAAATACTGCCTCAAATCCCTGCATGTTGTCCCAAGATCTCACAGCCAGTCTCAGTTTGAACAAGGTCTTCCATCTCGCTGCCT of Cottoperca gobio chromosome 14, fCotGob3.1, whole genome shotgun sequence contains these proteins:
- the mntb gene encoding MAX network transcriptional repressor b isoform X2; translation: MSIDTLLEAARYLEWQAQQQQITREEEQRKEKQLINREAESMRVELVTSLSQPIRANHVTWGNDTHRQQPHHYPAPPPPSLPLSQVPIAVIPMVPVVTATPSVSHFPLTTQISAAATSLNGSPPAKNASLPPQQQQTSPYLLCTPQIKVETSPQIKLETSPLIKVETCPLIKVETSPLIKVETSPQIKVETSPQLIGAKPSQSHPQLQIQYTTSISTNGSGSQHALVPHQSPPSSQPRSNGVTMEDLRGMEGKRRPGGAGTREVHNKLEKNRRAHLKECFETLKKNVPNVDEKKTSNLSVLRSALRYIQTLKRKEKEYEHEMERLAREKIATQQRLAELKNELSQGMDVIEIDRVLRQTIQPEDDQASTSTASEGEDNFEQDIDDDVPAALAPTSLLKPAPPILQAQQLLTSHAVLSIQHATLPLGVLTTPSHSAPSQAIALAPVLGPPPPLQTHPIQPPAMQVQPTVIAHAAVSHPSVIQAVNHGLPSNLKHLTHIAPSPGPMSSMPQPIAAAPVAATHQTMTAQPIGHITVHPVAHLGGPLQSHLPTLYPQGVSVSQPTMMGHITHTFTHHALPHVQANPQANTNGAQVNSAAMINHGSPSLGKPTAVLAPHPQLVGQAAVLNPVTMVTVPTFPVGTLKLA
- the mntb gene encoding MAX network transcriptional repressor b isoform X3, translating into MRVELVTSLSQPIRANHVTWGNDTHRQQPHHYPAPPPPSLPLSQVPIAVIPMVPVVTATPSVSHFPLTTQISAAATSLNGSPPAKNASLPPQQQQTSPYLLCTPQIKVETSPQIKLETSPLIKVETCPLIKVETSPLIKVETSPQIKVETSPQLIGAKPSQSHPQLQIQYTTSISTNGSGSQHALVPHQSPPSSQPRSNGVTMEDLRGMEGKRRPGGAGTREVHNKLEKNRPFRRAHLKECFETLKKNVPNVDEKKTSNLSVLRSALRYIQTLKRKEKEYEHEMERLAREKIATQQRLAELKNELSQGMDVIEIDRVLRQTIQPEDDQASTSTASEGEDNFEQDIDDDVPAALAPTSLLKPAPPILQAQQLLTSHAVLSIQHATLPLGVLTTPSHSAPSQAIALAPVLGPPPPLQTHPIQPPAMQVQPTVIAHAAVSHPSVIQAVNHGLPSNLKHLTHIAPSPGPMSSMPQPIAAAPVAATHQTMTAQPIGHITVHPVAHLGGPLQSHLPTLYPQGVSVSQPTMMGHITHTFTHHALPHVQANPQANTNGAQVNSAAMINHGSPSLGKPTAVLAPHPQLVGQAAVLNPVTMVTVPTFPVGTLKLA
- the mntb gene encoding MAX network transcriptional repressor b isoform X1, translated to MSIDTLLEAARYLEWQAQQQQITREEEQRKEKQLINREAESMRVELVTSLSQPIRANHVTWGNDTHRQQPHHYPAPPPPSLPLSQVPIAVIPMVPVVTATPSVSHFPLTTQISAAATSLNGSPPAKNASLPPQQQQTSPYLLCTPQIKVETSPQIKLETSPLIKVETCPLIKVETSPLIKVETSPQIKVETSPQLIGAKPSQSHPQLQIQYTTSISTNGSGSQHALVPHQSPPSSQPRSNGVTMEDLRGMEGKRRPGGAGTREVHNKLEKNRPFRRAHLKECFETLKKNVPNVDEKKTSNLSVLRSALRYIQTLKRKEKEYEHEMERLAREKIATQQRLAELKNELSQGMDVIEIDRVLRQTIQPEDDQASTSTASEGEDNFEQDIDDDVPAALAPTSLLKPAPPILQAQQLLTSHAVLSIQHATLPLGVLTTPSHSAPSQAIALAPVLGPPPPLQTHPIQPPAMQVQPTVIAHAAVSHPSVIQAVNHGLPSNLKHLTHIAPSPGPMSSMPQPIAAAPVAATHQTMTAQPIGHITVHPVAHLGGPLQSHLPTLYPQGVSVSQPTMMGHITHTFTHHALPHVQANPQANTNGAQVNSAAMINHGSPSLGKPTAVLAPHPQLVGQAAVLNPVTMVTVPTFPVGTLKLA